From the Maioricimonas rarisocia genome, one window contains:
- a CDS encoding serine/threonine protein kinase, translating into MKFTFAPESRPLEGYTIKRAIYRGGFGEVYYGLTDAGREVAMKLLQNNSEVELRGVQQCLNLSHPNLVTIFDIKQDGDGDHWIIMEYVAGETLDAAIRRHPDGMPMEEVRRWLPGMAAGIEFLHDRGLVHRDLKPANVFSDNGIVKVGDVGLSKFITPSRRSAQTQSVGTVYYMAPEVAKGRYGKEVDVYALGIMLYEMLTGAVPFDGESTGEILMKHLASEPDLAPLPPRIQPVIAKALAKEPGERYHSVRAFADAFNVAVVGRGEAIDIDDASVEGPRRPRVNGEKRYRARPAHGPAVHQRTHPMACDSQGGGVWPWLLLGWLVFIMFGFGRGGFVGATMGYWTLVGIGYLSWLAIQTLNSSAHAFYDGLREGNGGGHVAARPVTRRPRAVRLSRKRYRELNPDDRRPMTFRRRLAEWSTSAAFSSAIVAVLTAGVAAVSPRFFQNNLGLGHLDPAAIGLFVATALMAVWAVTGVCKLFEGMRMERGSRRLLLLLAGAGVGLAAWGTSNFLMVDAPNLPDTGSVSSNPDALFTNVGTLPLYDLNGHPTAIGYMMFFGTLFMFRRWWWHCGAFRATRFRISSLLLTVMLAYFITLIWAFPQVWGMTWAAIISSAVQLSAPWIPPEQRRIPARAA; encoded by the coding sequence ATGAAATTCACATTCGCACCAGAATCACGGCCACTTGAAGGCTACACCATCAAACGCGCCATCTACCGTGGCGGGTTTGGGGAGGTGTACTACGGCCTGACGGACGCCGGTCGCGAAGTCGCCATGAAGCTGCTGCAGAACAACTCCGAGGTTGAGCTTCGGGGTGTGCAGCAATGCCTGAATCTCAGTCACCCCAACCTGGTGACCATCTTCGATATCAAGCAGGACGGCGACGGCGATCACTGGATCATCATGGAATATGTCGCCGGCGAGACGCTCGACGCGGCCATCCGTCGTCACCCCGACGGCATGCCGATGGAGGAGGTCCGTCGCTGGCTGCCCGGCATGGCAGCCGGGATCGAGTTTCTGCACGACCGTGGTCTGGTCCATCGCGATCTGAAGCCGGCCAACGTCTTCAGTGACAACGGCATCGTGAAGGTGGGAGACGTCGGTCTCTCGAAGTTCATCACCCCCTCCCGACGCAGCGCCCAGACGCAGAGTGTCGGTACCGTCTACTACATGGCTCCCGAAGTCGCCAAGGGGCGCTACGGCAAGGAAGTCGATGTCTACGCCCTGGGCATCATGCTCTACGAGATGCTGACCGGGGCCGTCCCGTTCGACGGCGAGTCGACGGGCGAGATTCTGATGAAACATCTGGCGTCCGAGCCGGATCTCGCGCCGCTTCCGCCGCGCATCCAGCCGGTGATCGCCAAGGCTCTGGCCAAGGAGCCGGGCGAGCGTTACCACTCGGTGCGCGCGTTTGCCGACGCGTTCAACGTCGCTGTTGTGGGCCGGGGCGAAGCGATCGACATTGATGATGCATCGGTCGAAGGTCCCCGGCGGCCGCGTGTGAACGGCGAAAAGCGATACCGGGCCCGACCCGCCCACGGTCCTGCCGTCCATCAACGGACGCATCCAATGGCCTGCGATTCGCAGGGTGGGGGCGTCTGGCCGTGGCTTCTGCTGGGCTGGCTTGTCTTCATCATGTTTGGCTTCGGTCGCGGCGGATTTGTCGGCGCCACGATGGGCTACTGGACTCTGGTCGGCATCGGGTACCTCTCCTGGCTGGCCATTCAGACGCTCAATTCGAGTGCGCACGCGTTCTACGACGGTCTGCGCGAAGGGAACGGCGGCGGACACGTCGCTGCCCGACCAGTGACACGAAGACCCCGGGCCGTCCGGCTGTCGCGCAAACGGTATCGGGAACTCAATCCCGACGATCGACGCCCGATGACGTTTCGGCGACGCCTGGCCGAATGGTCGACGTCGGCGGCATTTTCTTCGGCGATCGTGGCCGTCCTGACGGCAGGCGTCGCCGCGGTTTCCCCGCGCTTCTTCCAGAACAACCTTGGTCTCGGCCATCTCGATCCGGCTGCGATCGGATTGTTTGTCGCCACGGCCCTGATGGCTGTCTGGGCGGTCACGGGCGTCTGCAAGCTGTTCGAAGGAATGCGAATGGAACGGGGCAGCCGCCGGCTGCTGTTGCTGCTGGCGGGCGCCGGAGTCGGACTGGCCGCCTGGGGAACGAGCAACTTCCTGATGGTCGACGCCCCCAACCTGCCGGACACCGGCAGTGTCTCCAGCAATCCCGATGCCCTGTTTACGAACGTCGGGACGCTGCCGCTCTACGACTTGAACGGTCATCCGACAGCAATCGGGTACATGATGTTCTTCGGAACGCTGTTCATGTTCCGCCGCTGGTGGTGGCACTGCGGGGCCTTCCGGGCGACACGCTTCCGGATCTCCTCGCTGCTGCTGACGGTGATGCTGGCGTATTTCATCACGCTGATCTGGGCGTTTCCGCAGGTCTGGGGCATGACGTGGGCCGCGATCATCTCGAGTGCCGTCCAACTGTCGGCCCCGTGGATTCCGCCCGAGCAGCGACGGATCCCCGCCCGGGCTGCCTGA
- a CDS encoding FHA domain-containing protein yields MSASFTSPADDHSAHSPASARYLLWVDGVGTWMVLTGQEFVIGAAGPGRDDQDVSLMAGISRKHLTVIRSGESWLIDAVGQTSLDGRAVDGMASLREGNRIELHPGVQLQFQQPNPLSGTAVLGFLSGHRPPQRVDGIVLVEQVCLLGPADDHHIRCPFASSWAALFPRGGTLWCKSRKGVSVDDGRKEPMQPLSDGSIVETADIRFRVEVLPRPGSETA; encoded by the coding sequence ATGTCCGCCTCGTTCACGTCACCGGCCGACGATCACAGCGCACACTCGCCCGCGTCGGCGCGTTACCTGCTGTGGGTCGACGGAGTGGGGACGTGGATGGTGCTGACAGGGCAGGAATTTGTGATCGGAGCCGCCGGTCCGGGACGGGACGACCAGGATGTCTCCCTCATGGCTGGGATTTCACGGAAGCATTTGACGGTCATCCGCAGCGGCGAAAGCTGGCTGATCGACGCCGTCGGACAGACCTCCCTGGATGGGCGTGCCGTCGACGGGATGGCCTCCCTGCGGGAGGGAAACCGGATCGAACTGCATCCCGGTGTCCAGTTGCAGTTTCAGCAGCCGAATCCCCTCTCGGGCACAGCCGTGCTCGGGTTCCTCAGCGGCCATCGTCCGCCCCAACGGGTGGACGGCATCGTCCTGGTCGAGCAGGTCTGTCTGCTCGGTCCTGCGGACGACCACCATATCCGGTGTCCGTTCGCGTCCTCGTGGGCGGCCCTGTTTCCGCGTGGCGGCACGTTGTGGTGCAAGTCGCGGAAAGGGGTCTCGGTCGACGACGGCAGGAAGGAACCGATGCAGCCTCTGAGCGATGGTTCGATCGTCGAGACGGCCGATATCCGGTTTCGTGTCGAAGTCCTGCCGCGGCCAGGAAGTGAAACAGCGTAA
- a CDS encoding coiled-coil domain-containing protein: protein MIKKAILGTLTAAVIGGLVFGRDAASYVTTGVNSVRDTVRSEVPIEFELQRAREMIDGLVPEIRKSMHVIAEEEVEIDRLRDSIARKEKDLKGQEEAILTLTSDLKGGKTRLVYSGRSYSTGEVQRDLSERFDRFKVAEDTLARERQILDAKSRAHDSHREKLERMLSAKKDLQVEIERLEARLRSVEAAETISELQIDDSYLTRCKSLVSELNKQLDVREKMLDADGKFTGLIPVETEEQDVPVDIAEQVERYFGENGADETQIVRNID from the coding sequence ATGATTAAGAAGGCGATTCTCGGAACCCTGACGGCAGCGGTGATTGGCGGACTCGTTTTCGGGCGGGACGCTGCCAGCTACGTAACCACCGGCGTGAATTCGGTTCGCGACACCGTCCGCAGCGAAGTGCCGATCGAATTCGAACTCCAGCGGGCTCGCGAAATGATCGACGGCCTCGTGCCGGAGATCCGCAAGTCGATGCATGTGATCGCCGAAGAAGAGGTCGAGATCGATCGCCTCCGCGACTCGATCGCCCGCAAGGAAAAGGACCTCAAGGGGCAGGAAGAAGCGATCCTGACGCTGACGTCGGATCTCAAGGGCGGCAAGACCCGTCTGGTGTACTCCGGTCGCAGCTACAGCACCGGCGAAGTCCAGCGTGACCTGTCCGAGCGGTTTGACCGCTTCAAGGTGGCCGAGGACACGCTCGCCCGCGAGCGGCAGATTCTCGACGCCAAGAGCCGTGCTCACGATTCCCATCGTGAAAAGCTCGAACGGATGCTTTCGGCCAAGAAGGACCTCCAGGTCGAGATCGAACGGCTCGAAGCCCGTCTGCGGAGTGTCGAAGCGGCTGAAACCATCAGCGAACTGCAGATTGACGATTCGTACCTGACGCGGTGCAAGTCGCTCGTCTCCGAGCTCAACAAGCAGCTCGACGTTCGCGAAAAGATGCTCGATGCCGACGGCAAGTTCACCGGCCTGATCCCGGTCGAAACCGAAGAGCAGGACGTGCCCGTCGACATCGCCGAGCAGGTCGAACGGTACTTCGGTGAGAATGGTGCCGACGAGACTCAGATTGTCCGCAACATTGACTGA
- a CDS encoding DUF11 domain-containing protein yields MAAPGHLLRPRHLIPVVFAIWYQFLRFLLRVRWWGRDAIAWCRLALPRARAFAAATAVVAASRMREAGLRVWEFVQRPVRVAPTWTLGAIAGTLGVMLTVLLFLFPGEQPAVARTPAAAEQEEQPEPAPEEPEPQPEPEPAPQPKVVESSRPMPVFEPEPEPAEEFVPRPVPTPPSMPRIEVDWLHTQMPPGWDPTELKTVVSVPVRPEPYQRTDPFAVEDLWTTRTIRAEDEAADEDDFVSYFEQLGVPKVEAMGPPFLSASETVPEFDRPLPAFLSGLNVVKQLPPETPDGEPLRYTVVVRNVGEHVIENLVIREEVPDPQAVSTVSPPAAVDEDGFLQWDLGTLAPEEVRELSVVMTAKFDETVETRSFVAATSRVAAVTQVQPPPEPEPAPEQPLEPEPEPVVEPEPEPEPTPHPLPEPVEDPEPALPFPRERIERPMPRPFVPPASSIPARPPVPVTPPVEEEPEPEPIVEPQPEPIVEPEPEPVPEPRPARKPLLTLKGRMTTSPIVAGGPVAALYEVTNHGNAVATDVVITVNLPAELKHEHGRVVEHRIARLAPGETRRARLETIAVSSGRIRLEANVNSAETAAVPNAMRVQIEPEGKRTEWKPVPRTSSAGTNPAGYVPVPCFDAAIF; encoded by the coding sequence GTGGCTGCTCCCGGACATCTCCTCAGGCCGCGACATCTCATTCCAGTGGTGTTCGCGATCTGGTACCAGTTTCTCCGCTTCCTGCTGCGCGTGCGCTGGTGGGGTCGGGATGCGATTGCCTGGTGCCGGCTTGCCCTGCCCCGTGCACGCGCCTTCGCAGCGGCCACTGCTGTTGTCGCTGCCTCCCGAATGCGGGAAGCGGGCCTTCGCGTGTGGGAGTTCGTGCAGCGTCCCGTGCGCGTGGCACCGACGTGGACACTCGGCGCCATTGCCGGCACGCTCGGGGTGATGCTCACCGTGCTGCTGTTTCTCTTTCCCGGCGAACAGCCGGCCGTGGCGCGGACACCCGCTGCCGCAGAACAGGAAGAGCAGCCGGAGCCCGCACCGGAAGAGCCGGAACCGCAACCGGAACCCGAGCCGGCTCCCCAGCCGAAGGTGGTCGAGTCGTCCCGGCCGATGCCGGTCTTCGAGCCGGAACCTGAGCCCGCCGAAGAATTCGTCCCCCGCCCCGTGCCGACGCCGCCGTCGATGCCACGGATTGAAGTGGACTGGCTGCACACGCAGATGCCCCCGGGCTGGGATCCAACTGAGCTGAAGACCGTGGTGTCGGTGCCGGTTCGCCCTGAGCCGTACCAGCGGACCGATCCCTTCGCCGTCGAGGATCTGTGGACGACGCGGACGATCCGCGCCGAAGACGAAGCGGCCGACGAAGACGATTTCGTGTCGTACTTCGAGCAGCTGGGCGTTCCGAAGGTCGAAGCGATGGGACCGCCGTTTCTGTCGGCAAGCGAGACCGTACCCGAGTTTGACCGTCCCCTGCCGGCGTTTCTGTCTGGTCTGAACGTTGTGAAGCAGTTGCCCCCGGAGACGCCGGACGGTGAGCCACTGCGTTATACCGTGGTCGTGCGGAACGTCGGCGAGCACGTCATCGAGAATCTGGTGATCCGGGAGGAAGTTCCTGACCCGCAGGCAGTCTCGACGGTCAGCCCGCCGGCGGCGGTCGATGAGGACGGGTTTCTGCAGTGGGATCTGGGCACGCTCGCGCCGGAAGAGGTTCGTGAACTCTCGGTCGTGATGACGGCGAAGTTCGACGAGACGGTTGAAACGCGGTCGTTTGTCGCAGCAACCAGCCGTGTGGCTGCTGTCACGCAGGTGCAGCCGCCGCCGGAACCGGAGCCGGCCCCCGAGCAGCCTCTGGAACCGGAACCTGAACCTGTTGTCGAGCCGGAGCCCGAACCGGAACCGACTCCCCATCCACTCCCCGAACCGGTCGAAGACCCCGAGCCGGCACTCCCCTTTCCTCGGGAACGGATCGAGCGACCGATGCCCCGTCCGTTTGTCCCGCCGGCCAGTTCGATCCCGGCCCGTCCGCCGGTTCCCGTGACACCACCTGTCGAGGAGGAACCGGAGCCGGAACCAATCGTCGAACCACAGCCGGAACCGATCGTTGAGCCCGAGCCGGAACCTGTCCCTGAGCCTCGGCCGGCCCGCAAGCCCCTGCTGACTCTGAAGGGCCGGATGACGACCAGCCCGATCGTCGCCGGCGGTCCCGTCGCGGCCCTCTACGAAGTGACCAATCATGGCAACGCGGTCGCTACGGACGTCGTGATCACGGTGAACCTTCCGGCGGAACTGAAGCATGAGCACGGAAGGGTCGTCGAGCACCGGATTGCCCGACTCGCGCCCGGCGAGACGCGTCGCGCCCGACTGGAAACTATTGCGGTCTCCTCCGGACGGATTCGTCTGGAAGCGAACGTGAACTCCGCGGAGACGGCCGCCGTGCCGAATGCGATGCGCGTGCAGATCGAGCCGGAAGGAAAGCGGACCGAGTGGAAGCCGGTTCCCCGGACGTCGTCTGCCGGGACGAACCCGGCCGGCTACGTGCCGGTTCCCTGTTTCGATGCGGCCATTTTCTGA
- a CDS encoding sugar nucleotide-binding protein has protein sequence METILVVGIDSVVGANLAAQLADQYQVHGLSQGPHILIDGCDTASVAFDEDTPFDSIRQHAPDMVVYCGPAAHSAWELSSAARIKPGNIDTARSWAAAAAEQGSRFTFVSSDAVFTGPWMFHDEESLGICHSPEAAIIRKTESAVRDACHEALILRTNAFGWSPAGDQAGWAESLIARLESNRLLDLDCIRHATPILATDLGGIIQRAWAENLEGTFHVGGAERVSPLQFAQRLADYFDLPWLSIRREESLTEKPEGFGAGETSLQTKQIRKALCVAMPMLSEGLDRLKAQYLNGYRDSFRLAEQPYHERVA, from the coding sequence GTGGAGACAATTCTGGTCGTCGGAATCGATTCGGTCGTGGGAGCCAACCTGGCCGCTCAACTGGCCGATCAATACCAGGTGCACGGGCTCTCACAGGGTCCCCACATCCTGATCGATGGATGCGACACGGCATCGGTCGCGTTCGATGAAGACACCCCGTTTGATTCGATTCGCCAGCATGCCCCCGACATGGTGGTGTACTGCGGACCTGCCGCACACTCCGCCTGGGAACTGTCGTCGGCGGCTCGAATCAAGCCGGGCAACATCGACACTGCCCGCAGCTGGGCCGCAGCGGCGGCAGAGCAGGGAAGCCGCTTTACCTTCGTCTCGTCCGACGCCGTCTTCACCGGCCCGTGGATGTTTCACGACGAAGAAAGCCTGGGCATCTGCCACAGCCCGGAAGCCGCGATCATCCGCAAGACGGAATCTGCGGTTCGTGATGCCTGCCACGAAGCACTGATCCTGCGGACCAATGCCTTCGGCTGGTCTCCCGCCGGCGATCAGGCTGGCTGGGCCGAATCCCTCATCGCACGGCTCGAGTCGAACCGGCTGCTCGACCTCGACTGCATCCGCCACGCCACGCCGATCCTGGCGACCGACCTGGGTGGCATCATCCAGCGGGCATGGGCAGAGAATCTCGAAGGCACCTTCCACGTCGGCGGTGCCGAGCGGGTCAGCCCGCTGCAGTTCGCCCAGCGTCTGGCGGACTACTTCGATCTGCCGTGGCTGTCGATCCGCCGCGAAGAATCGCTGACCGAGAAACCGGAAGGCTTTGGTGCCGGCGAAACCTCGCTGCAGACCAAGCAGATCCGCAAGGCTCTGTGTGTGGCGATGCCGATGCTGTCCGAAGGCCTGGACCGGCTGAAGGCCCAGTATCTCAACGGCTATCGCGACAGCTTCCGCCTTGCTGAGCAGCCGTATCACGAACGCGTCGCCTGA
- a CDS encoding IS110 family RNA-guided transposase: MSTVARFVGLDYHDDSVRVCVMDSQGNVLASRDVDNHWCDVASLVEHTLPDGCEQFTVEASLEACNGAAHLAHELIERAGWSVRLGHAGIVNRMKQNPDKSDKADAFILADLVRIGYLPRVWLAPQEIQDLRTLVRLRTQYVKRQTEIKLRIRALLRGLRLKAPKDINPWTRAWLAWLKATEMNEITTFVRDEHIEELERIKEKIGRVEAQLKKVTRGDAVVARLLSLDGVGWITAITMRAEIAHFERFNSGKQLARYCGVTPRNASSGKRQADAGLVKAGNNHLRQVLIQAAHRLINFDPHWKAFAHRLKKQGKEYNVIVAAVANRWVRRLYHHMQPERLLSP, encoded by the coding sequence ATGTCGACCGTAGCACGTTTTGTCGGACTCGACTACCACGACGATTCTGTGAGGGTGTGCGTGATGGATTCCCAGGGCAACGTCCTCGCCAGCCGCGATGTGGACAACCACTGGTGTGACGTCGCGTCCCTGGTCGAGCACACGCTTCCGGACGGCTGCGAACAGTTCACCGTGGAGGCATCACTCGAAGCCTGCAACGGAGCAGCACACCTGGCACACGAACTCATCGAACGGGCCGGTTGGTCCGTCCGACTGGGACATGCGGGGATCGTCAATCGCATGAAGCAGAACCCCGACAAGAGCGATAAGGCGGACGCATTCATCCTCGCGGACCTGGTCCGGATCGGCTATCTGCCCCGCGTCTGGCTGGCACCGCAGGAGATCCAGGATCTGCGGACGCTCGTGCGACTGAGAACCCAGTACGTGAAACGACAGACCGAAATCAAACTGCGAATCCGTGCCCTCTTGCGAGGTCTGCGACTGAAGGCCCCGAAAGACATCAATCCCTGGACCCGGGCCTGGTTGGCGTGGCTGAAAGCCACTGAGATGAACGAAATCACGACCTTCGTCCGCGATGAACACATCGAGGAACTCGAACGGATCAAGGAGAAGATCGGCCGCGTCGAAGCCCAACTCAAGAAGGTGACCAGGGGCGACGCCGTCGTGGCCCGCCTGCTGTCCCTGGACGGCGTCGGCTGGATCACCGCGATCACCATGCGGGCCGAGATTGCCCACTTCGAACGGTTCAACTCCGGCAAGCAGCTGGCCCGCTACTGCGGAGTCACGCCCAGGAACGCCTCGTCCGGAAAACGACAGGCCGATGCCGGCCTGGTCAAGGCGGGCAACAACCACCTGCGGCAGGTGCTCATTCAGGCGGCCCACCGACTGATCAACTTTGACCCTCACTGGAAGGCATTTGCCCACCGTCTCAAGAAACAGGGCAAGGAGTACAACGTGATTGTGGCGGCGGTCGCCAACCGCTGGGTGCGTCGACTGTATCACCACATGCAGCCGGAGCGACTGCTCAGCCCCTGA
- a CDS encoding thiamine phosphate synthase, producing MARFDGFSEGARRVLDAADRLAHDDNRSTWDSRHLLHALWTDESRAAELMRQAGLTQSALNTGFPLASIAPDRRRETNIVESTVDYDELLRRQQSLLGASRRIAADREDIGTEFLLAGLLAVDADLASRLAQIGVDANRLASASADPSLDAAEPIDVQIELRSAAVVATDEMDTSRVLDAAANRAREGLRVVEDFVRFVLDDAGLSERLKTLRHRLRVELESYGGADLMLARDTQHDVGTQIQTATESRRESPRSVLLANTRRVQEALRTLEEFGKRIEPTAAAAIGQLRYDFYTIERAVYGSWRSRERLQDAHLYLLATDGMCARGLGPAVKAALAGGVDVVQLREKNLTDRRLIELARMLRDWTLAADVLLIINDRPDIAALVNADGVHLGQDDMPVREARRIVGGEKLIGVSTHHLDQARQAVLDGADYLGVGPTFPSVTKSFSEFAGLDYIRAVADEVSLPWFAIGGISLENARQVHEAGGRRIAVSSAICSADDPEAAARQLRAAVASAP from the coding sequence ATGGCCAGATTCGACGGATTCTCGGAAGGGGCGCGACGCGTGCTGGATGCGGCCGATCGCCTCGCACACGACGATAATCGCTCCACGTGGGACAGCCGGCATCTTCTGCACGCCCTGTGGACTGACGAGAGCCGTGCGGCCGAGCTGATGCGGCAGGCCGGTCTGACCCAATCGGCCCTGAACACGGGATTTCCCCTCGCTTCGATCGCGCCCGACCGTCGCCGCGAGACCAATATTGTCGAATCGACGGTCGATTATGACGAACTTCTCCGCAGGCAGCAGTCCCTCCTGGGGGCGTCCCGGAGGATCGCGGCCGATCGGGAGGACATCGGCACCGAATTCCTGCTCGCAGGTTTGCTGGCTGTCGATGCCGACCTCGCCAGTCGACTTGCTCAAATCGGGGTCGACGCGAACCGGCTCGCCTCCGCCTCTGCCGATCCCTCCCTGGATGCAGCCGAGCCGATCGACGTGCAGATCGAGCTGCGGTCGGCAGCCGTGGTGGCGACTGATGAGATGGACACGTCACGCGTCCTCGATGCCGCGGCCAACCGGGCCCGCGAAGGGTTGCGGGTCGTGGAAGACTTCGTGCGGTTCGTCCTAGACGATGCCGGCCTGTCCGAGCGACTGAAAACGCTGAGGCACCGGCTGCGCGTCGAACTCGAGTCGTACGGCGGGGCGGATCTCATGCTCGCCCGGGACACGCAGCACGATGTCGGAACGCAGATTCAGACGGCGACTGAGTCGCGTCGGGAATCTCCCCGGAGTGTGTTGCTGGCAAACACCCGCCGGGTCCAGGAAGCCCTGCGGACACTGGAGGAATTCGGCAAACGGATCGAACCCACCGCTGCTGCGGCGATCGGGCAACTCCGATACGACTTCTACACAATCGAGCGTGCTGTCTATGGCTCCTGGCGGTCGCGCGAGCGGCTGCAGGATGCGCATCTGTATCTGCTGGCGACCGACGGGATGTGCGCGCGGGGGCTGGGACCGGCGGTGAAAGCCGCGCTGGCCGGCGGCGTCGATGTGGTGCAGCTTCGTGAGAAGAACCTGACGGATCGTCGGCTGATTGAGCTGGCCCGGATGCTCCGCGACTGGACACTTGCCGCGGATGTCCTGCTGATCATCAACGACCGTCCCGATATCGCCGCTCTGGTCAACGCCGACGGCGTCCACCTCGGGCAGGACGACATGCCGGTGCGTGAGGCACGCCGAATCGTCGGAGGCGAGAAGCTCATCGGCGTCTCGACGCACCATCTGGACCAGGCCCGGCAGGCGGTTCTCGACGGAGCAGACTATCTGGGAGTCGGCCCGACGTTTCCGTCGGTCACGAAGAGTTTCTCGGAGTTCGCCGGGCTCGACTACATTCGTGCCGTCGCTGACGAAGTGTCGCTTCCGTGGTTCGCCATTGGTGGAATCTCGCTGGAGAACGCTCGGCAGGTGCACGAAGCGGGAGGGCGACGCATCGCCGTGAGCAGTGCGATTTGCTCGGCGGATGATCCGGAAGCCGCAGCGCGGCAGCTGCGTGCAGCGGTTGCATCAGCTCCGTAG